Part of the Streptomyces sp. WMMC500 genome is shown below.
CACGCCGTGGTGTCCCGCGCGCGGGCCGCCACCGCGCCCTGCTGCCCCGGGTCGGTCGCCGGCGGCTGGAACTGCGCCAGGGCCACCCCGCCCGCGCCGCGCCAGGTCTCCGCGCGGGTGCACACCCACGCGGCGGTGCCGCCCGCCTCGGGTAGCGGCTGGCCGGCGAACGTCCAGGAGTTCACGGACCGTACGCCGTGGGCGCGGAGCTCGGCGAGGTGGCACGCGGTACGGGCCCAGCGGTCGCGGGCCGCGGCCCCGGCGACGTCGGTGGCGGCGGCCGGGGAGCCGTACGTCAGCCTGGCCGGCACCAGCTCGCCGAGGTCGGTCGTGAGCTGGGCGGGGGCGCCGGTGCCGGCGGAGGGCCGGGTGCGCAGTTCCAGGGCCGGCCAGGTGGTGCAGGGGCGGCCGGCGGTGTCCGGGTCGTCGGAGGGCGCGCGGGCGCTGGATTCCGCGGGGGTGTCCGAGGGGGCGGTGGTGGGGAGCGGAGGGCTCGGGACGGGGTCGGTGACGCCGTCCGTGTCACGGCCGACCCGCCGCGGCTCCGCCGCCGGGTCGAGCAGCTCGCGCAGCGAGACGCCGGAGACCCACGGGGCGGTCAGATAGCGGACGTCGCCGTCCGTGCGGCCGACGACGACGGCCAGCGCGCTCGTCGCGTCCGCCGCGTCGGCGCGGGCGAAGTCCAGCACCGCGGCGTGCGGTTCGCCCGGCACCTCCGCATATCGCGCCAGCCGCAGGCCGTCGTGGAAGAGGACGACGGTGGCCCGGTCCACGTCCCCCGCGTACAGCAGCCGCGGCGGTCCCGCGGGCGGCCCGGCGGCGGTGCCGGGCGCCGCCGAGACCCGTACGGACGCGCCCGGCCGGGCCCAGACGGCCAGCGCCCGGCGCAGCAGCGCGGCGTCGCCGGTACGGGCGCCGCGGGCCGGCCAGGCGGCGAAGTCGGGGCGGCCGGTGCGCCGCCAGTCGTCGCGGCCGGCGACGGCGAGCCGCGCCGGGTCGAGCGCCTGCTCGGCGAAGGCGTTGCGGGCGTACGGGGCCGCCGCCGCGTCGTCCGCACCGCCCCCGGTGCCGGGGACGCCGAGCAGGGCCACCACGGCGACGACGGCCGCCGCGGCGGCGAGCGCGGCGCGGGTGTGCTGGCGGCGCCGCAGCAGGTCGGTGGGGCGGGCCTGCAGTGAGCAGGGGTCGAACTCCGGGGAGTGCAGCAGCCGCCGCTCCGCGCTGCCGGGCGGCTCGGCGACGCCGTCGGCGGCGGCGAGCGCGGCCCCGGGGTCCTCGGCACCGGCCGCCGCGAGGAGCCGGCACACGTCGGGGTCCGGCAGCGCTTCGAGGCCGCGCAGCACGTACGCGGCCCGGGCCGGCGCGGGGAGCGCCGCGAGGGCGCGGTCGAGGGCCAGTTCGTCGGCGCCGCCCGGGCGCGGGTGGAGCCGCAGCCCCCAGAGCCGCGGCAGGGGGCTGGGCAGCCCGCCGGCCCGCGGCAGGCCCAGCGGGCGCCGGGGCCGCCCGGCGTCGAGGGCGGCCCGTACGATCCGCAACCGCACGTAGGCGTACCCGGCCCCGCCGTCGCCCCCGTGCCACCAGGCCGCGCCCCCGGCCCCGAGCCCGTCCCCGGACCCGTCCCCGAGCACGTCGAGCCCTCCCGCGCCCCCGTCCGCCCGCTGTCCCGGCACCGCGCCCGCGGGCACTCCACCGCCCGCCCCGCCGCCCGCCCCGCCGTCCGGTGCCCCCGGCGCGGTGCGGCCCCGCGGCAGCGAGCGCTGCACCAGGCCGTGCGCCGTCAGCACCCGCCTGCCGCGGTCCTGTTCGGCCGGCAGCAGCAGGTACGCCAGTCGGGTCAGGTGCGCGTAGTGCTCGACGACGGCGGCCTCGGCCTCTTCGACGTCGACGGGTGAGGAGACGGTGTCCGCGGGCGGTGGCGGCTTCGCGGCCCCCCGGGCGGTGACGGCCTGCTGATCCACGCTGGGTTAAACGAGTGAATCCTCGGATGGTCACCCCGGCCGGGGCCCGGCCCGCCCCCGTCACCTCACGCGCTCGTCCAGCCGCTGAACTCCACCGTCCCCCGCACCCCCGCCGCCGCCGACATGAACGGCCCCGCGTCCTGCGCCCCCGCCGTCCCCGGCACCGTCACCGTCGCGACCGTGCGCCACATCGCCCCGCCGTCCGTGGAGAACGCGCCCGTGAACGCGTCGCCCGCCCGCGTCAGCCGCAGCGTGACCGGCGCCGTGACGTCCGTGACGCGGCGGTACGTGTCCAGCGTGCCGTCGCCGTTCGAGTCGTACGACAGCACCACGCCGTTGGCCGGTGTCACCGCCAGGTTGAGGAACCCGGCCGCGCCCGCCGTCCGCAGGTCGTTGCGGGCGACGATGCCGGCCCGCGCCCACGGGCCCGTCGGCGCCTGGGCGTCGACCGTCAGCGTCACCGCGCCGCCGGAGGCCAGCGCCCCCGGCCGGAAGACGGCGCCGAACTCGGCGGTCGCCTTCCACATGTCCGCCCCGCCGCCGTCGATCGCCCAGCGGTCGCCGAGCTGCCCGAAGACGGCGGCGTTCGTCGTGACGGTGGCGACGCTGTCGTCCAGCGGCCCGGCGACGAACAGCGTCCCGGGCGTGTGCACCGTCACCGGGTCCTGCCCCGCCATCCCGTACGCCGTGCGCACCTCGTACCCCAGCGGCGTCAGCGGCTCCGCGGGCGGCCCGGCGGGCGCCCGTACCTCCCACGCGAACTCCGCCCGCCCCGCCGCCGGCACCGGCGGCAGGGTCGCCGCGCCCGGCGGCGCGGCGTCGAGGCCGGTCAGCTCCAGCTCCACGGCGCCCGTGGCGGCCAGCCCGCACATGTTGCGGAAGGCGGCGGTCAGCCGCCCCGTCCCGCCCGGCGCCAGGGCGGGGGGATCCGCGACGGCGGTCACGACACCCTGGTACGGCGCGGTGGCCAGCACGTCGTGGACGCGCCGCGCGACGGCGTGCGCGTCGCCGGAGGGCCGTTCGGGGTAGGGGTTCCGCTGCCGCGTCCAGGGCTCCTCGACCGCGTACCAGTCGAAGGGCCCGGGCTCCCGCCCCGCGGCCAGCGCGTCCTGGAGCTCCTCCAGGTACGCGCGCCAGCGCGGCGCGTGGAAGTCGCGGATCAGCCCGGACCAGTCGCGGTTCGCGTAGTCCGCGAGGTGCCCGCCGTCGGCGGTGGGGCGGTCGGCCCAGGTGGTGACGAGGACCCGCGCGGTGCGCTCCAGCAGCGCGGCCTCCGCGTCGTCGGCGGCCGTCCGGCGGGCGTCGGCGAGCCACGGGCCGAGGAGGAACGCGCGGTGCGCGCCGGTGGTCTCGTCGCTGAGCGCCATCAGCTTCAGCCACAGGTCGGACAGCGTACGGAACGCGGTCTCGTCCTTCCGCCCGTACGCCGCCCTGAGCTGCGGCAGCAGCACCCGCGACCGGCTGGCGAGCGCCTGCCGTGCGAGGTCGACGAGGTCGTGGCGGTACGCGTCCGAGGCGCGCAGCGCCGGGGCGACGCCCAGCAGCGCGCCGAACGCCCTGTCGAACTCGGCGAGGTCGAAGGCGGGCGTCTTGGTCGCGTAGTACGCGCCCGAGCGGGCGTCCAGCGACGGGCGGGCGGCGAAGAGCGAGTCGTGCGGGCGGCCGTCGGCGCTGGAGATCGCGTACGCCGTCTCGCGCAGCGCCGCGAACGCCGCGCGCGCCGCCGGGTCCTCGCCCCCGTAGCGCACGGCGGCGTACTCCTCGAACCACGCCTCGCGGTTCACCGGCTCCGCGCGCCACGCCAGTTCGGTGAAGAGCTCCAGCGCCGCCGGGTCGCGCTCGGCGGCCTCCGGCATGTACGCGGTGCCGACGCAGGCGCTGCCCGGCTTGTCCCGCCAGGAGGCGAACCGCTCGGCCCACATGTGGGTCTTGGCGCCGATCGTGGTGCGCCCGCCGAAGTTGGGGATGGTGCCGAAGGCGTAGGGCACGCCGCCCCAGTCCGCCTCGCGGTCGGTGACCCGCTCCAGGTCGGACAGGCCGTCGACGACGAGCATCCGCTCGGGGTGGGCGAGGCCGTCGAGCAGGTCGCGCCGCGGGTTCTCCTGCCAGCCGAGGATGACCCACGTCGCGCCGGGGCGGGCGGTCTGCAGCGCGGTCTCGACGGCGCGCGCGGCCTCCGGCACGGGGACGTCGCCGGGGTCGCCGCCCTCGTGCAGCAGGTCCATCTTCAGGTGCGCCACGGGCCCGAACAGCGCTTCCTGGTGGCGGTAGTACGCGGCGGCGACGTCGCGGAAGACCTCGGTGCGCGGGTCCAGCCAGTCGGGGCGGGGCAGGCCCGCCCAGGTGCCCTGGGGGATGGTGCGGCCGAGGGGGTGGCGGTCGGTGAAGCCGTCGGGGACGGTGCCGAAGTAGCCGGGCAGGACGGGGGAGATGCCCAGCTCGCGCATGCGGCCGACGATGCGGCGGCCGAGTGCGGTGCGCTCGGCCAGCAGCGCGGGGCTCACGGGGCCGCCGTAGCCGCTCATGTTCTGCAGCAGCCACCACGGCTGGTGGCTGGGGGCGGGCAGCCAGGCGCGGGCCTCGGCGTCGGTGTAGCCGAACTCCGTCAGCAGCCGGTGGTAGACGGCCTCGGTGCCGGGGGTGACGAGCACCTGGTTGCAGCCGTGCAGGGCGAGCACGTCGAGGAACCGCTCCCAGCGCGGCCAGTCGTGGTACGGGCCGGTGTAGCCGTCGTGCGTGTCGTTGAGCGCGAAGCGGGCCGGGACGGTGGCGCGGCGCTCCACCGGCGCCGCGGGCGCCGGCAGGCGGCGCGGGAGCCGGGTCTGGCTGCCGGACCAGGAGACGACGGCGCGGCAGGTGTACTTCAGATACCAGTGCACGCCGGTGAGCAGCACCGCGGGGCTGGTGCCGCCGACCTCGATCCGGCCGGGCCGGCCGCTGACGGTGAACCGCTCGTCGCCGTCGAGGGCGGTGAGCACGAACTGCGGGGCGTGGTCGGGCAGCAGCCGCTCCAGCGCCTCGCTCGCCGCCGTCACGTCGAACCCCCTGCCCGCTGCCGCGTCCGCCGTGGTGCCGTCTCCGGCCGTCACGCTACGGGCGTGCGCCTGCCCGCCGACGAGTGCCGCGCCCGCGCCGAGCGCGCCGGCCGTGCCCAGGATCGTGCGTCGCGTCATGTCCGTCATCAGCGGACCGTAGCCACGCGCGGGGGGAGGGGGCAACGGAGGGAAACGGGTGAAAAGTGACCCTCCGTCAGCCGCGGTCCAGGTACGCCAGCACCGCCAGCACCCGGCGGTTGTCGTCGTCCGACGGCGGCAGCCCCAGCTTGCCGAAGATGTTCGACGTGTGCTTGGCCACCGCCCGCTCCGTGACCACCAGCCGCTCCGCGATGGCCGCGTTGGACCGCCCCTGCGCCATCAGCTCCATCACCTCGCGCTCCCGCGGCGTCAGCGTGTTCACCGGCTGGTCCTGCGCCGCCCGCCGGCTCAGCAACTGCGAGATCACCTGCGGGTCCATCGCCGTACCGCCGCCCGCCACGCGCCGTACCGCGTCGATGAACTGGTCGGCGTCGAACACCCGGTCCTTGAGGAGATAGCCCACCCCGCCCCGTTCGTCGGCCAGCAACTCGCGCGCGTACAACTGCTCCACGTGCTGCGAGAGCACCAGCACCGGCAGCCCCGGCCGCTTCGCCCGCGCCTCCAGCGCGCACTGCAGTCCCTCGTCCGAGAACGACGGCGGCAGCCGGACGTCGACCACCGCGACGTCCGGCTCCAGCTCGTCCAGCGCCCGCGCCAGCTCCGGGCCGTTGTCCACCGCGGCCAGGATCTCGAAGTCATACGCCTCGAGCATGCGGACGAGACCGTCCCTCAGAAGGAAGAGGTCTTCGGCGATGACAGCGCGCACGGAATCTCCAGGGTGACCATCGTGGGGCCGCCGACCGGGCTGTTGACGGCCAGTACGCCGTCGAATGTACCGAGCCTGCGCTCCAGCCCCGCGAGCCCGGAGCCCTTGCCCACCGCCGCGCCGCCTCGGCCGTCGTCCGTGATCGCGATCCGCAGCATGCCGTCGCGGTGCCCCATGTCCAGCCACACGCGCTGCGCCTCCGCGTGCTTGACCGCGTTCGTCAGCACCTCGCTGACCGCGAAGTACGCCGCCGACTCCACCGGCTCGGCCGCCCGCCCCGGCGGCGTGCCCAGGTCGATGTCCACCTCGACCGGCACCGGCATGCGCAGCGCCAGCGCGCGCACCGCGTCGGCGAGCCCCCGCTCGGCCAGCACCGGCGGGTGGATGCCCCGTACCAGGTCGCGCAGCTCCGTCAGCGCCTCCGCGGACTCGCCGCGGGCCCGCGACACCAGCTCCTTCGCCTTGGCCGGATCCTTCTCGATGAGCGCCTCGATGGTGCCGAGGCTCATGCCCATGGCGACCAGCCGGGCCTGCGCGCCGTCGTGCAGGTCGCGCTCGATGCGGCGCAGCTCGGCGGCGGAGTTGTCGACGGCGTCCGAGCGGGTCTCGGTGAGCCGCGCGACCCGCTGGGCGAGCTCGACCTCGCGCGGGGCCAGCACGCCCTTGGTCATCTGGAAGTGCAGCCCCAGCAGGCGGTGGCTGGTGAAGAGGCCGACGACGAGCAGCGCGGTGCCGAGTCCGGCGGCCATCAGCGCGGTGCTCTGCGAGGAGACGGGCACGAAGCCGTACCAGTAGGTGTGGTCGCCGCCGGAGGTGATCGGGTCCCAGACGCCGGCGGCGAGCACGTACCCCTCCAGCGGGTAGAAGGTCAGCGCGACCGTCACGACGGCGAGCACCGTGCCCGCGATCATGTCGGTGAACAGCCAGCGCACGTCGCGCCAGGTCGCCGGGTCGGTGAGCATGTGGCGGGTGCGCTGCGCCTGGCCGACGAGCCCGCCGTGCAGGTTCGGCGGCCAGGGGCGGTACGTGGCGGGGATGCGCACGTCCGACCACTGCGCGGCGAGCAGCCGGCGCAGGTTGGCCTGCATCCGCACGCCCTCCAGCACCCAGGGCGTGGTGATCAGGCCGATGCCGAGCACGGGTATCAGCACGACGGAGACGAGGGTCAGTACGAAGAGCGTGATCGAGGCCGCGGTGCACAGCACCGTCAGCGCCAGCGCCCGTGCGCCGGTGAGCGCCCAGTTCCGGAAGATCATCTCCGTGTCCCCTCTGCTCCTGCGGGTGCCTGCCGGCTACGTGCCCGTCCCGAGTCACAGTCTGCCGCGTGGACCTGACGCGGGCACGGGGCCGTACCCCCGGGCCGGGGTGTAGCTAGCACCACCCCGTCGTACGGGAGGCGGGGGACACACCGGGTTTACATCCGGGCAACGGACGGGAAACGGCGGCTTGCGAGGCTGCCGGCAGGACGACACCGCACACCGGCGGGACGACCGCGCCCGCCCGCACAGGTACGAAGGACGGCGACCGTGAGCCACGCATCGAGCCACCCCGCGAGCTACAAGGCCGAGTACATCTGGATCGACGGCACCCAGCCCACCGCCAAGCTGCGCTCGAAGACGAAGATCGTCGCGACCGGCGCGGAGCCGCCGGTGTGGGGATTCGACGGCTCCAGCACCAACCAGGCCGAGGGCAGCTCCTCCGACCGCGTCCTGAAGCCCGTCTTCACCTGCCCCGACCCGCTGCGCGGCGGCTCCGACGTGCTCGTGCTGTGCGAGGTCCTCGACACGGACCTGAGCCCGCACGCCTCGAACACCCGCGCCGAGCTGCGCGAGGTCGCCGAGCGCTTCGCCGGCCAGGAGCCGGTCTTCGGCATCGAGCAGGAGTACACGTTCTTCCGCGGCTCCCGCCCCCTCGGCTTCCCCGAGAACGGCTTCCCGGCCCCGCAGGGCGGCTACTACTGCGGCGTCGGCGCCGACGAGATCTTCGGCCGCGAGGTCGTCGAGGCGCACCTCGACAACTGTCTGAAGGCGGGCCTCGGCCTCTCCGGCATCAACGCCGAGGTCATGCCGGGGCAGTGGGAGTTCCAGGTCGGCCCGCTCGGCCCGCTGGAGGTCGCGGACCAGCTCTGGGTCGCGCGGTGGCTCCTCTACCGTACGGCCGAGGACTTCGGCGTCTCCGCCACCCTGGACCCCAAGCCGGCGAAGGGCGACTGGAACGGCGCGGGCGCGCACACCAACTTCTCCACCCGGCGGATGCGCGAGAGCTACGAGGCGATCGTCGCCGCGTGCGAGTCGCTGGGGGAGGGCGACAAGCCGCTGCAGCACGTGCGCGCGTACGGCGCGGGTGTGGAGAGCCGGCTGACCGGGGCGCACGAGACGGCGCCGTGGGACGAGTACTCCTACGGGGTGTCGGACCGCGGCGCGTCGGTGCGGATCCCCTGGCAGGTGGAGAAGGACGGCAAGGGGTACATCGAGGACCGGCGGCCGAACGCGAACGTGGACCCGTACGTGGTGACGCGGCTGATGGTGGACACGTGCTGCGCGGCGCTGGAGAAGGCGGGCCTGGACTGAGGACGGGCCGGGGGCCGCGGGGGCGGCCGGGGCCGTCGGATGCCGGGGTGCGGAGCGTGGGGAGCGCGGGGGGATTGCGGAGCGGCGCGCGGCGGTGGGCGGAGTCCGCGTAGCCGCTGCGCCCGGAGCCCCTGGCCGTGGCGGGGCTCGCCGGGTCGCGGTCGCCGCGGATCCCGTTCGCGTCGTGCGCGGCGGGACTTCGGGTGCCCCGGGCGGCGACGGCGGCGCTGAAGCCCTTGCCGGGGGTCCTCCGGCGGTGATTCCAGCCCGGCGGTCGGGGGGTCGGGCGGCAGCAGGGCCGAGCGCGCAGCCCCGCGCGCTCGTCGGGTCGTACGCGTACCTCATCGGGCACCGCGCGCTCTCCGGCGGCCGTACGGACTGGTGCAACCGGATTGTCCCCTCGCCCGTTCGGCTCGCTCGTTCGGCCGCGCTGCGCTGGCTCGGGGCCCCGGAGATGCCGAGGCTGAGTGCATGTCAGGGGCGCGGCGGGTCTGGACGGCGATCGCCGCCGCGCTGCTGGGCGCACTGACGGTGCTGCTGCTGTGCCGGTACACGGTGGCCGACCCGGCGTACTACACGAGCGCGGTCCGGGAGGCCGACGGCTACCAGCGCGTGTACGACGAGGTGCTGCCGGACCCCGCCGTCCGCCGGGCGCTGCGCACCGGCGCGCTGGGCATCCCGCTGCGCAGCGACGCGGTGGTCGACAACCTGCCGCTGCTCGTGCCGCGCCCGGCGCTGGAGCAGGCGGCGCACCGGCAGGCGCGGGCCCTGGTCGCGGCGCTGACCGGCACCGGGGGGCCGGCGCCGGGCGACGACTGGCGCGGCCCGGTCACCGAGAGCGCGACGGAGGCGGGCAGCGACCAACTGCGCGCCCTGCGCGCCGACGCGGACCCGGCCGCGGCCCGCGGCCTCACCCAGCTCATCAACCGCCTCCGCGAGTACGTGAACCCCTCGCGGCCGGCGGCGACCCCGGCGTCGGCGCTGCGGGCGGCGGTGGCGGGCTTCGTCCACGAGACGTGGCCACCGGATACGGCACGGCGCATCATGACGGCCCTGGACGAGGTTCTGCCGGGGGCGAGGGAGAACCGGCACGCGCCGGCGGCGGGGGCCGGGACGCGGGCGGAGGCGGGGGCGCTGTTGGTGGGGCGGGGGGATGTGGTGGGGCGGCCGGAGCTGTGGTCGGTGGCCGGGGGGTCCGGGGCGGGGGTGCCGGAGGGGGGCGGGGCGCGGTCGGTGGGGCCGCAGGCTGTCGGCGTGCACGGGGCGGAGACGGGGGCGCCGTTGGTGGCGCGCCGGGACGCCGTGGGGCCGCCGGGCTCGTCTTCGGACGCGTGGGAGGAAGGGCGGGGAGCGCTGGTTGCGGGCGGGGGTGCCGGCCCGGACGGAAGGGTGCAGGCGGTGGGGGAGGCGCGGGCGCCGTCCGTGGCGGAGACCGGTGCCGGGCCGGGTCCGGCGGCCGGGGCCGCCCCGAAGCTGTCGGGGTGGGTGCCGGAGCGGGGGGCGGTCGTACGGATCGTGCTCGCCGCGTCCGCGTCGTGGTGGGCCGTCGCCGCGGTGGCCGCCGCCGCGGCGGGGGCCGTGGTGCCGGCGCTGCGTGCGGCGGCCCGGGCCCGGCGCCCCCGGGCGCGTACCGCCGCCGCGGCGTGCGCGGGCGCCGCGGTGCTGACCGCCGCCGCGGGGACGGCGGTGTGGGCGGCGCTTCCGGCGTCCGCGCGGCTGGTGCCCGACGGCCTGCCGCCCAGCGTGTCGGCGCTGCTCACGGACGTGGTGGCCGGCCTCTACCGCGAGGCGGCCCTGACCTGGGCCGGAGCCCTGCTCACCCTGGCCCTCGCCGCCGCCGCCCTGGCCCTCACCGCCTCGACCGCCGCCCGCGGAGCACTGCGCCGCACGCTCGCCGCGGTCACGGACACCGCCGTTACGGACGCTGCGGCCATGAACGCCGCGGTGACGGGGACGGCGGTGACAGGCACCGGGGTGACGGACGCGGCGGCCCCGCACACCGCGGCCCCGTACACCGCGGCCCCGTACACCGCGGCCCCGCACACCGCGGCCCCGCACACCGCGGTCACGGACAGCGCGGGCGCCGACAGCGCGGGCTCGACGGCGGCCACCGGCCCGGGTCGCCCGGCCTCCGGCCCCGCCCGCGCACACCGGCACCGCACCCCCGCGCCGGCCGCGGGCCGCGCCGCGACGGCGCCGCCCCCCGCCACCGACCCGCGCCCCCGGGCCCCGAAGACCGCTCCCCACCCCGCGACACCGCCCCCACCGGCCCGTACGACCGCCGCCACCCCGAAAACGCCGCGCGCCCACCGCCCGGACGCCGCGTCCGCCGCCGCGTCCCGAACCCCCGCCGCCCCACCGCTCGATCCGGTCCCGGCCGGGCGGGCGCCCTCCCACCCGGGCGCCGCAGCCGCCCTGCCGACGGCCCCCGCGGTCCGCCGACTCCCGGCCGCCGCCCCGCCGCCCGACGGCGCCTGCGCCCCGCCGCCGAAGGCGTCCCGCTCCCGCCGGGTCCGGCGCGTCGGTGTCGGGGCCGCGGTCGTCGCCGCGCTCGCGCAGGTCTGGGTGCTCGTCGGGGTGCCCTCCGCGGACGCGCTCGCCTGCAACGGTGACGTCGCCCTCTGCGACCGCCCCTACGACCGCGTCGTGCAGGTCGGGTCGCACAACGCCATGGCCACGGTCCCCGACGGATTCCTCGGGGCACACCAGGACGTCTCCCTCACCGGCCAGCTCGACCGCGGTGCCCGCGCGCTCCTCCTCGACACCCACTACTGGGAGACCGCCGAGCGGCTCGTGCCGCCCGCCGGCACCGCGGGGCTCGACGCCGCCGCGCGGGCGACCCTCGTGCGGGCGGTGGACTCCGTCGTGCGGCCCCGGCCCGGGACGTGGCTGTGTCACGGGCCGTGCCGGATGGGTGCCACCCCGCTCGCCGCGCAACTGCGCGAGCTGCGCGGCTGGCTGGAGGCGCACCCGCGGGACGTGGTGACGCTGGTCGTGCAGGACGGCATCTCCCCCCGCGACACCGCCCGCGCCTTCCGCGCCGCCGGCCTCGGGCCGTACCTGCACCGGCCCGATCCCGATCCCGCCGCGCCCTGGCCGACGCTCGGCGAGATGGCCGACTCCGGGCGGCGGCTCGTG
Proteins encoded:
- a CDS encoding response regulator transcription factor, yielding MRAVIAEDLFLLRDGLVRMLEAYDFEILAAVDNGPELARALDELEPDVAVVDVRLPPSFSDEGLQCALEARAKRPGLPVLVLSQHVEQLYARELLADERGGVGYLLKDRVFDADQFIDAVRRVAGGGTAMDPQVISQLLSRRAAQDQPVNTLTPREREVMELMAQGRSNAAIAERLVVTERAVAKHTSNIFGKLGLPPSDDDNRRVLAVLAYLDRG
- a CDS encoding sensor histidine kinase; its protein translation is MIFRNWALTGARALALTVLCTAASITLFVLTLVSVVLIPVLGIGLITTPWVLEGVRMQANLRRLLAAQWSDVRIPATYRPWPPNLHGGLVGQAQRTRHMLTDPATWRDVRWLFTDMIAGTVLAVVTVALTFYPLEGYVLAAGVWDPITSGGDHTYWYGFVPVSSQSTALMAAGLGTALLVVGLFTSHRLLGLHFQMTKGVLAPREVELAQRVARLTETRSDAVDNSAAELRRIERDLHDGAQARLVAMGMSLGTIEALIEKDPAKAKELVSRARGESAEALTELRDLVRGIHPPVLAERGLADAVRALALRMPVPVEVDIDLGTPPGRAAEPVESAAYFAVSEVLTNAVKHAEAQRVWLDMGHRDGMLRIAITDDGRGGAAVGKGSGLAGLERRLGTFDGVLAVNSPVGGPTMVTLEIPCALSSPKTSSF
- the glnII gene encoding glutamine synthetase, translating into MSHASSHPASYKAEYIWIDGTQPTAKLRSKTKIVATGAEPPVWGFDGSSTNQAEGSSSDRVLKPVFTCPDPLRGGSDVLVLCEVLDTDLSPHASNTRAELREVAERFAGQEPVFGIEQEYTFFRGSRPLGFPENGFPAPQGGYYCGVGADEIFGREVVEAHLDNCLKAGLGLSGINAEVMPGQWEFQVGPLGPLEVADQLWVARWLLYRTAEDFGVSATLDPKPAKGDWNGAGAHTNFSTRRMRESYEAIVAACESLGEGDKPLQHVRAYGAGVESRLTGAHETAPWDEYSYGVSDRGASVRIPWQVEKDGKGYIEDRRPNANVDPYVVTRLMVDTCCAALEKAGLD
- a CDS encoding alpha-N-acetylglucosaminidase, whose translation is MTDMTRRTILGTAGALGAGAALVGGQAHARSVTAGDGTTADAAAGRGFDVTAASEALERLLPDHAPQFVLTALDGDERFTVSGRPGRIEVGGTSPAVLLTGVHWYLKYTCRAVVSWSGSQTRLPRRLPAPAAPVERRATVPARFALNDTHDGYTGPYHDWPRWERFLDVLALHGCNQVLVTPGTEAVYHRLLTEFGYTDAEARAWLPAPSHQPWWLLQNMSGYGGPVSPALLAERTALGRRIVGRMRELGISPVLPGYFGTVPDGFTDRHPLGRTIPQGTWAGLPRPDWLDPRTEVFRDVAAAYYRHQEALFGPVAHLKMDLLHEGGDPGDVPVPEAARAVETALQTARPGATWVILGWQENPRRDLLDGLAHPERMLVVDGLSDLERVTDREADWGGVPYAFGTIPNFGGRTTIGAKTHMWAERFASWRDKPGSACVGTAYMPEAAERDPAALELFTELAWRAEPVNREAWFEEYAAVRYGGEDPAARAAFAALRETAYAISSADGRPHDSLFAARPSLDARSGAYYATKTPAFDLAEFDRAFGALLGVAPALRASDAYRHDLVDLARQALASRSRVLLPQLRAAYGRKDETAFRTLSDLWLKLMALSDETTGAHRAFLLGPWLADARRTAADDAEAALLERTARVLVTTWADRPTADGGHLADYANRDWSGLIRDFHAPRWRAYLEELQDALAAGREPGPFDWYAVEEPWTRQRNPYPERPSGDAHAVARRVHDVLATAPYQGVVTAVADPPALAPGGTGRLTAAFRNMCGLAATGAVELELTGLDAAPPGAATLPPVPAAGRAEFAWEVRAPAGPPAEPLTPLGYEVRTAYGMAGQDPVTVHTPGTLFVAGPLDDSVATVTTNAAVFGQLGDRWAIDGGGADMWKATAEFGAVFRPGALASGGAVTLTVDAQAPTGPWARAGIVARNDLRTAGAAGFLNLAVTPANGVVLSYDSNGDGTLDTYRRVTDVTAPVTLRLTRAGDAFTGAFSTDGGAMWRTVATVTVPGTAGAQDAGPFMSAAAGVRGTVEFSGWTSA